One window from the genome of Natrinema caseinilyticum encodes:
- a CDS encoding mandelate racemase/muconate lactonizing enzyme family protein produces MYSDFAARLASSIWPDFGRTPSRSTETPEITGLSTVVVDGNFPWTIVRLETDAGVTGIGESYPSPGVHEVITDYFEPVLVGENPLDVERLYHLMRESLSGRGSQEGIGTIAISGIELALWDAAGKILEQPVYQLLGGKMRDEVRMYADCHAGEGMVEAALNEQPNETYEAEAYARAARAAVDDGFEMIKFDLDVPSGRDIDTLARHFDGPEIEHKRGLVEAVTEEVGDEAEVAVDLHWNFSVEATEKLCAALEPYDLAWIEDPLPPENADALATLNRSVAQPLLTGENRYGRHGFRDLVETEAVSFVAPDVPKTGGIAETKKIAELADTYYLTMCPHNIGSPVATMAGVHVGATVPNFLALEFHARDVPWWDDLVASDEALIRDGTIAVPDEPGLGIELDWDVVEEHRKE; encoded by the coding sequence ATGTATTCGGACTTCGCGGCGCGGTTAGCGTCGAGCATCTGGCCCGATTTCGGACGAACCCCCTCACGATCGACCGAAACGCCGGAGATCACCGGTCTGTCGACGGTCGTCGTCGACGGCAACTTCCCGTGGACGATCGTCCGCCTCGAGACGGACGCCGGCGTCACGGGAATCGGCGAGTCGTATCCCTCCCCGGGGGTTCACGAGGTAATTACCGACTACTTCGAACCGGTCCTGGTCGGTGAAAATCCGCTCGACGTCGAGCGGCTCTATCACCTCATGCGTGAGAGCCTCTCGGGTCGGGGCTCCCAGGAGGGAATCGGCACGATCGCGATCAGCGGCATCGAATTGGCGCTCTGGGACGCCGCCGGGAAGATCCTCGAGCAGCCGGTGTACCAGCTTCTGGGCGGCAAGATGCGCGACGAGGTTCGCATGTACGCGGACTGTCACGCCGGCGAGGGGATGGTCGAGGCGGCGCTCAACGAACAGCCGAACGAGACCTACGAAGCGGAGGCGTACGCCCGCGCCGCGAGAGCGGCCGTCGACGACGGGTTCGAGATGATAAAGTTCGACCTCGACGTGCCGTCGGGCCGAGACATCGACACCCTCGCGCGCCACTTCGACGGTCCGGAGATCGAACACAAGCGGGGACTCGTCGAGGCCGTCACCGAGGAGGTCGGTGACGAGGCGGAGGTCGCCGTCGACCTGCACTGGAATTTCAGCGTCGAAGCGACGGAAAAACTGTGTGCGGCACTCGAGCCGTACGACCTCGCGTGGATCGAGGACCCGCTCCCGCCGGAGAACGCGGACGCGCTGGCGACGTTAAACCGGAGCGTCGCCCAGCCGCTACTCACGGGTGAGAACCGCTACGGCCGCCACGGCTTCCGCGACCTGGTCGAGACGGAGGCCGTCTCGTTCGTCGCGCCCGACGTGCCCAAGACCGGCGGCATCGCCGAGACGAAGAAGATCGCCGAACTCGCGGACACCTACTACCTGACGATGTGTCCGCACAACATCGGCAGTCCGGTGGCGACGATGGCCGGCGTCCACGTGGGCGCGACGGTCCCGAACTTCCTCGCGCTCGAGTTCCACGCCCGCGACGTGCCCTGGTGGGACGACCTGGTCGCGTCCGACGAGGCGCTGATCCGGGACGGAACGATCGCCGTCCCCGACGAGCCGGGTCTCGGCATCGAACTCGACTGGGACGTCGTCGAAGAACACCGCAAGGAGTGA
- a CDS encoding 3-keto-5-aminohexanoate cleavage protein encodes MAYQNYLEGGKLILTVPTTGGVQGKEVNPNLPEQPDEIAEAARECEKLGAAIVHLHGRDERGERDAGRLQAVNDAVRDRCDDIIIQNTTGGTGVPLEQRVKGIRTDPLPDMASLDMGPMNRYQHITSENTRHMIDTLAAEMQEKGIKPEMEVFNNGHLNEVYRLIDEGLLDEPYYINLIFGPGTLTPPTPENMVNMVNNLPENSIFNVLAIGPHQLPLTTMGIVMGGHVRVGMEDNLYYRRGEQAESNAQLVERTVSIADDLDRDLATPAEAREILGLPSR; translated from the coding sequence ATGGCGTATCAGAATTACCTCGAGGGCGGAAAGCTGATCCTGACCGTCCCGACGACGGGCGGCGTACAGGGAAAAGAAGTGAACCCGAACCTCCCGGAACAACCCGACGAGATCGCCGAGGCGGCCCGTGAGTGTGAGAAACTGGGCGCGGCCATCGTTCACCTTCACGGGCGGGACGAACGCGGCGAGCGCGACGCCGGTCGGTTGCAGGCGGTCAACGATGCCGTTCGGGATCGGTGTGACGACATCATCATCCAGAACACGACCGGCGGGACGGGCGTCCCGCTCGAGCAGCGGGTGAAGGGAATCCGGACTGATCCGCTACCCGACATGGCGTCGCTCGATATGGGGCCGATGAACCGGTACCAGCACATCACCTCCGAGAACACTCGGCACATGATCGATACGCTGGCCGCGGAGATGCAGGAGAAGGGCATCAAACCGGAGATGGAAGTGTTCAACAACGGTCACTTGAACGAAGTGTATCGCCTCATCGACGAGGGATTACTCGACGAGCCGTACTACATCAATCTCATCTTCGGGCCGGGGACGCTGACGCCGCCGACGCCGGAGAACATGGTCAATATGGTGAACAACCTACCGGAGAATTCGATCTTCAACGTCCTGGCGATCGGGCCACACCAGTTACCGTTGACGACCATGGGGATCGTGATGGGCGGCCACGTCCGCGTCGGCATGGAGGACAACCTCTATTACCGTCGCGGCGAGCAGGCCGAGAGCAACGCGCAACTCGTCGAACGCACGGTCTCCATCGCCGACGACCTCGACCGCGACCTCGCGACGCCCGCCGAGGCGCGCGAAATCCTCGGGCTTCCGTCTCGGTGA
- a CDS encoding aspartate aminotransferase family protein, giving the protein MLDDPAETDTETPSHIPHWYDPSSTGLTITDGEGSRVVDDEGAEYLDFVSQLYCVNAGHGNRAIVDAMKEQLERVQYVSSAKRTPARTALSDDLAAVGPDSLSDVMFSVSGSEANELAMTVARKYADAPKILSRWRSYHGSTYGAGSVTGDPETRSSLESHASATGSVKFLPPMSYGSPFNADTPEELAEAAADHLEFVIRNEGPETIAGILTEPIAGSSGAYTAPPGYFERVRELCDRYDILLIADEVITGFGRCGDWFGIQTEGVQPDLLTFAKGVTSAYAPLAGVMMRPDIAAHVRSDGFDLGQTFGGHPVGCAAGVAAIGEYDDGLIENVRASEDAFADHLSTLERDHDAVADVRGRGFLRAVEFADPETGEPFHDPRVDDGPNPVVDVIDAASDSGVLVGAGRPATQLILSPPLCATTGEIDTAVQSLDAAIDAVF; this is encoded by the coding sequence ATGCTAGATGATCCCGCGGAAACCGATACCGAGACACCTTCACACATTCCACACTGGTACGACCCCTCCTCGACGGGGCTGACGATAACCGACGGCGAGGGGTCGCGCGTCGTCGACGACGAGGGAGCGGAGTATCTCGACTTCGTCTCGCAGCTGTACTGCGTCAACGCCGGCCACGGGAACCGGGCGATCGTGGACGCGATGAAAGAGCAACTCGAGCGAGTTCAGTACGTCTCCTCGGCGAAGCGAACGCCGGCCCGAACGGCGTTGAGCGACGATCTCGCCGCGGTCGGCCCCGACTCGCTGTCGGACGTCATGTTCTCGGTGTCGGGGAGCGAGGCGAACGAACTCGCGATGACGGTCGCGCGCAAGTACGCGGACGCGCCGAAGATCCTGTCCCGATGGCGATCCTACCACGGCTCGACCTACGGCGCGGGAAGCGTCACGGGCGACCCGGAGACGCGCAGTTCCCTCGAGTCCCACGCGTCTGCGACGGGGTCGGTGAAGTTCCTGCCGCCGATGAGTTACGGATCGCCGTTCAACGCGGACACGCCCGAGGAACTCGCGGAGGCCGCGGCCGACCACCTCGAGTTCGTCATCCGAAACGAGGGTCCCGAGACGATCGCCGGCATCCTGACCGAACCGATCGCCGGCTCGAGCGGCGCTTACACGGCGCCGCCGGGATACTTCGAGCGCGTCCGGGAACTCTGTGATCGGTACGATATCCTTCTGATCGCGGACGAGGTGATTACCGGCTTCGGACGCTGCGGTGACTGGTTCGGTATCCAGACGGAGGGCGTCCAGCCCGACTTGCTGACCTTCGCGAAGGGCGTAACGAGCGCGTACGCACCGCTCGCGGGTGTCATGATGCGACCGGATATCGCGGCACACGTGCGGTCGGACGGGTTCGATCTCGGTCAGACGTTCGGCGGTCACCCCGTCGGTTGTGCGGCCGGCGTCGCCGCGATCGGCGAGTACGACGACGGACTGATCGAGAACGTCCGAGCCTCCGAGGACGCGTTCGCCGATCACCTCTCGACCCTCGAGCGAGACCACGACGCGGTCGCCGACGTCCGCGGACGCGGATTCCTCCGCGCCGTCGAATTCGCCGATCCGGAAACCGGGGAGCCGTTTCACGATCCACGGGTCGACGATGGACCCAATCCGGTCGTGGACGTGATCGACGCGGCGAGCGACAGCGGTGTTCTCGTCGGGGCCGGTCGTCCGGCAACGCAACTTATACTCTCTCCGCCACTCTGTGCGACTACCGGCGAAATCGACACGGCCGTCCAGTCACTCGACGCAGCGATCGATGCCGTCTTCTAA
- a CDS encoding CoA-acylating methylmalonate-semialdehyde dehydrogenase: MVELESIGQSGTTRNYVGGDWRDATGDDELVSVNPATGEELATVPFSSAADIDDAVRSGNEAFETWSEQPVEARIQPLFRLKMLLEDHQEELAELLVRDHGKTIAEARGELRRGIENVEVACGIPSMMQSGSLLNAAPEIDESAVRKPLGVFAAITPFNFPGMIPLWFLPYAVATGNSFVLKPSEQNPLVAQRLFELVDEAGFPDGVLQLVNGGPDTVNALLDHEGVEGVSFVGSTPIAKLVYERAAKNGKRVQAQGGAKNHIIVTETADLEFAAEKTVSSACACGGERCLANDVVLVEESVYDEFSELVVEEAASQVVGDGLDEATDIGALISPEHEQTVRNYIQTGIEEGAEVLLDGRDVTVDGYEDGNFLAPTVFGDVTEDMVISQEEIFGPVLGLAPVADVDAAIERMNESDFGNAASLFTGSGADARKFRHEGEIGNLGVNVGTSAPMAFFHFGGWKDSFFGDLHAQGEDMIHFYTDKAVYIERWPDV; this comes from the coding sequence ATGGTCGAGCTAGAGTCGATCGGTCAGAGCGGTACAACACGAAATTACGTCGGCGGAGACTGGCGCGACGCCACGGGCGACGACGAGTTGGTAAGTGTGAATCCGGCGACCGGAGAGGAACTGGCGACGGTTCCGTTCAGTTCAGCCGCGGACATCGACGACGCGGTTCGAAGCGGAAACGAAGCCTTCGAGACGTGGTCGGAACAGCCCGTCGAAGCGAGAATACAGCCGCTGTTCCGCCTGAAGATGCTCCTCGAGGACCACCAGGAGGAACTCGCGGAACTGCTCGTTCGAGATCACGGCAAGACGATAGCCGAGGCCCGCGGGGAACTCCGTCGCGGCATCGAGAACGTGGAAGTTGCCTGCGGCATCCCGTCGATGATGCAGAGTGGCTCCCTGTTGAATGCGGCACCCGAGATCGACGAGAGTGCAGTTCGAAAACCGCTCGGTGTCTTCGCCGCCATCACGCCGTTTAACTTCCCCGGCATGATCCCGCTGTGGTTCCTCCCGTACGCCGTCGCGACGGGTAACAGCTTCGTCCTCAAACCGAGCGAACAGAATCCGCTCGTCGCTCAGCGGTTGTTCGAACTCGTCGACGAAGCCGGCTTCCCCGATGGCGTCCTCCAGCTCGTAAACGGTGGCCCGGACACGGTCAACGCGCTCCTCGATCACGAGGGCGTCGAGGGCGTGTCCTTCGTCGGGAGCACCCCGATCGCGAAGCTCGTCTACGAACGCGCGGCCAAAAACGGCAAGCGCGTCCAGGCACAGGGCGGTGCCAAGAACCACATCATCGTGACGGAGACCGCAGACCTCGAGTTCGCCGCCGAAAAGACCGTCTCGTCGGCCTGTGCCTGTGGCGGCGAGCGGTGTCTCGCGAACGACGTCGTCCTCGTCGAGGAGTCGGTGTACGACGAGTTCTCCGAGCTCGTCGTGGAGGAAGCAGCCTCGCAGGTCGTCGGCGACGGACTCGACGAAGCGACGGACATCGGGGCGCTCATCAGCCCCGAACACGAGCAGACGGTCCGCAACTACATTCAGACAGGTATCGAGGAAGGCGCGGAGGTCCTTCTCGACGGCCGAGACGTCACCGTCGACGGATACGAGGACGGCAACTTTCTCGCCCCGACCGTCTTCGGCGACGTCACCGAAGACATGGTGATTTCCCAGGAGGAGATTTTCGGCCCGGTACTCGGTCTTGCCCCCGTCGCCGACGTCGACGCGGCGATCGAACGGATGAACGAGAGCGACTTCGGAAACGCCGCCAGCCTCTTTACGGGCAGCGGCGCCGACGCGCGAAAGTTCCGCCACGAGGGCGAGATCGGCAACCTGGGCGTCAACGTCGGCACCTCGGCCCCGATGGCGTTCTTCCACTTCGGCGGCTGGAAGGACTCGTTCTTCGGTGATCTCCACGCCCAGGGCGAGGACATGATTCACTTCTACACCGACAAGGCCGTCTACATCGAGCGCTGGCCGGACGTCTGA
- a CDS encoding aspartate aminotransferase family protein, translating to MADETSVVDDRTEVERLDKEYVFGTWSYQSEVDPTEAVGGDGVRFTDGAGNEFIDFSSQLMCSNLGHSADAVADAIAEQARDGAYFAPGFATEARARLGEKLAEITPGNLSKTFFSTSGTEAVEGAIKIARMYTGKQKIISRYRSYHGATHGSISVTGDPRRLMAEPGVPGAIKAPDPYAYGSTLDPMESLEYIDEMLMLEGDTVAAILVEPIVGSNGILVPPEEYLPRLKEIAHDHGALLICDEVMAGFGRTGEWFGCDVFDVTPDIMTMAKGLTGAYAPLGATIVTDEIAAHFEDEMFCHGHTYAGHPVACAAGLAAVETYEEENLVEHASEVGDYLGDRLEELDEAHPSVGDTRGVGLFRGVELTADPDERVPFGTREDKISTGSTVVDDVSAAAADEGVYLANMINTLIIAPPLSITEADVDEAVAALDTALEVSDAAMNR from the coding sequence ATGGCAGACGAGACATCAGTGGTTGACGACCGAACTGAGGTCGAGCGCCTCGATAAAGAGTACGTCTTCGGAACGTGGTCGTATCAGAGCGAGGTCGACCCGACCGAAGCCGTCGGCGGAGACGGCGTCCGATTCACGGACGGCGCGGGCAACGAGTTCATCGACTTCTCGAGCCAGCTCATGTGTTCGAACCTCGGGCACTCGGCCGACGCGGTCGCGGATGCGATCGCCGAGCAAGCCCGCGATGGCGCGTACTTCGCTCCCGGATTCGCAACGGAGGCGCGAGCGCGCCTCGGCGAGAAACTCGCCGAGATCACGCCCGGGAACCTGTCGAAAACGTTCTTCTCGACCAGCGGCACCGAGGCCGTCGAGGGCGCGATCAAGATCGCGCGCATGTACACGGGCAAGCAGAAGATCATCTCGCGGTACCGGTCCTATCACGGCGCCACCCACGGCTCGATCAGCGTCACCGGCGATCCGCGCCGACTGATGGCCGAACCCGGCGTTCCGGGCGCGATCAAGGCGCCGGACCCGTACGCCTACGGATCGACGCTCGACCCGATGGAGAGCCTCGAGTACATCGATGAGATGCTGATGCTCGAGGGCGATACGGTCGCGGCGATTCTGGTCGAGCCGATCGTCGGATCGAACGGAATCCTGGTCCCGCCGGAGGAGTACCTGCCGCGACTGAAGGAGATCGCCCACGACCACGGGGCCCTCTTGATCTGCGACGAAGTGATGGCGGGCTTCGGCCGCACCGGTGAGTGGTTCGGCTGTGACGTCTTCGACGTCACCCCCGACATCATGACGATGGCGAAGGGGCTTACGGGAGCCTACGCGCCCCTCGGAGCGACGATCGTTACCGACGAAATCGCCGCCCACTTCGAGGACGAGATGTTCTGTCACGGCCACACCTACGCGGGTCACCCCGTCGCCTGTGCGGCCGGGCTCGCAGCCGTCGAGACCTACGAAGAAGAAAATCTCGTCGAGCACGCGAGCGAGGTCGGTGACTACCTCGGCGACCGCCTCGAGGAACTCGACGAGGCCCACCCGAGCGTCGGCGATACCCGAGGCGTCGGGCTCTTCCGCGGGGTCGAACTGACGGCGGACCCCGACGAGCGCGTGCCTTTCGGGACGCGCGAGGACAAGATATCGACGGGCTCGACGGTCGTCGACGACGTCTCGGCAGCCGCCGCAGACGAGGGGGTGTACCTCGCCAACATGATCAACACGCTCATCATCGCGCCGCCGCTGTCGATCACCGAGGCCGACGTCGACGAGGCCGTCGCGGCCCTCGATACGGCTCTCGAGGTCTCCGACGCGGCGATGAACCGCTGA
- a CDS encoding Lrp/AsnC family transcriptional regulator: protein MEHTNATPDLDETDLEILRQLERNDEKNLEELAEDLDLSKSTIHYRLNRLKESDVITDISANIDPRALGMAMVIITEVYVSHESGYADEIGDKLSDVDGVQHVYYTMGDVDFVVISRVQNHDQLNDLIDKVVAIDGVNETSSRFVMRELKDGNHLIDTMSEEMLDRVLETE, encoded by the coding sequence ATGGAACACACTAACGCGACACCCGATCTCGACGAAACGGATCTCGAGATCCTCAGGCAACTCGAGCGAAACGACGAGAAAAACCTGGAAGAACTCGCGGAGGACCTCGATCTCTCGAAGTCGACGATCCACTACCGTCTGAATCGGCTCAAAGAGAGCGACGTGATAACCGACATCTCGGCGAACATCGATCCGCGCGCGCTCGGGATGGCGATGGTCATCATCACCGAGGTCTACGTCTCCCACGAGAGCGGCTACGCGGACGAAATCGGGGACAAGTTGAGCGACGTCGACGGTGTCCAGCACGTGTACTACACCATGGGCGACGTCGATTTCGTGGTGATCTCGCGCGTGCAGAACCACGACCAGTTGAACGATCTCATCGACAAAGTCGTCGCGATCGACGGCGTCAACGAAACCTCCTCCCGATTCGTTATGCGCGAGCTCAAAGACGGAAATCACCTCATCGACACGATGTCCGAGGAGATGCTCGACCGAGTGCTGGAGACCGAGTGA
- a CDS encoding FAD-binding oxidoreductase encodes MERGPDTSVDCGFLDDLITEGRVAHGTSVREQYASDESPHTGRTPDAVVWPASSGEVAAVLEAANERGVPVTPRSGGSGLEGSAIPTEGGVVLSTAEIEHVDVSPADLQVTVGAGVVYDDLNEQLAPYGLRFAPGISSSDVATIGGMVSTNASGFNAVRYGETRDHVRRLEVVTADGRVLECGRDVVKTSAGYSLKDLFIGGEGTLGVVTEVTLGLVGIPEHRRAALVTFPSRTDASSAVADAIGSALVPGAIEFIDTTSMKMLNAYHDDITFEERPTLIIELHANNSGIEEDLAFAKAICEDHGMCSWEAATEENIDDIWQARRDKYHATKAYRDDWDIALVGDVVVPISNYPDIVAEVAEASEDLDLLTACVGHAGDGNLHFTPLVDPDDEEMVERAHELNERVVRTAIALGGSATGEHGVGLGKRKFMDDEHGGAIDLMRSIKETFDPNGILNPGKVLPDE; translated from the coding sequence ATGGAACGGGGTCCCGATACGAGCGTCGACTGCGGATTTCTGGACGATTTGATCACCGAGGGCCGGGTCGCTCACGGAACCAGCGTGCGCGAGCAGTACGCGTCCGACGAGAGTCCACACACCGGCCGAACGCCCGATGCCGTCGTCTGGCCGGCCTCGAGCGGCGAAGTCGCGGCCGTTCTCGAGGCGGCCAACGAACGCGGCGTCCCGGTCACGCCGCGATCGGGTGGCTCCGGACTCGAGGGCAGCGCCATTCCGACCGAGGGGGGGGTCGTTCTCAGCACGGCCGAGATCGAACACGTCGACGTGTCGCCGGCGGACCTTCAGGTGACGGTCGGTGCGGGCGTCGTCTACGACGACCTAAACGAGCAGTTGGCGCCGTACGGACTGCGCTTTGCGCCCGGAATCTCGAGCAGCGACGTCGCGACGATCGGCGGCATGGTCTCGACGAACGCGAGCGGGTTCAACGCGGTCCGATACGGCGAGACGCGTGATCACGTCCGCCGGCTCGAGGTGGTCACCGCCGACGGGCGCGTCCTCGAGTGCGGCCGGGACGTGGTCAAGACGTCGGCGGGGTACAGTCTGAAGGACCTCTTCATCGGGGGGGAGGGAACCCTCGGCGTCGTCACCGAGGTGACCCTCGGATTGGTCGGCATTCCGGAACACCGCCGGGCGGCGCTGGTGACGTTCCCGTCGCGGACGGACGCGTCGAGCGCCGTCGCGGACGCGATCGGCTCGGCGTTAGTTCCCGGTGCGATCGAGTTCATCGACACGACGTCGATGAAAATGTTGAACGCATATCACGACGACATCACGTTCGAGGAGCGGCCGACGCTGATCATCGAGTTGCACGCGAACAACAGCGGGATCGAGGAGGATCTCGCGTTCGCGAAGGCGATCTGTGAGGATCACGGAATGTGTTCCTGGGAGGCGGCAACCGAGGAGAACATAGACGATATCTGGCAGGCGCGTCGCGACAAGTACCACGCGACGAAAGCGTATCGGGACGACTGGGACATCGCGCTGGTCGGCGACGTCGTCGTGCCGATTTCGAACTACCCCGACATCGTCGCGGAGGTCGCGGAGGCCAGCGAGGACCTCGACCTGTTGACGGCCTGCGTCGGCCACGCCGGGGACGGCAACCTCCACTTCACGCCGCTCGTCGACCCCGACGACGAGGAGATGGTCGAACGGGCCCACGAGTTGAACGAGCGCGTCGTCCGGACGGCCATCGCACTCGGCGGCAGCGCGACCGGCGAACACGGCGTCGGCCTCGGGAAACGAAAGTTCATGGACGACGAACACGGCGGTGCGATAGACCTCATGCGGTCGATCAAGGAGACGTTCGATCCGAACGGAATCTTGAATCCCGGCAAGGTGCTTCCCGACGAGTAA